Proteins encoded together in one Triticum dicoccoides isolate Atlit2015 ecotype Zavitan chromosome 7B, WEW_v2.0, whole genome shotgun sequence window:
- the LOC119338078 gene encoding probable indole-3-acetic acid-amido synthetase GH3.8, which yields MVAAVHLFFQDATILRVQSRGAFHDASMAEYTSQACTKSIPGHYVIYSELLTTGGAGASAMVDKETLDARCLEMEVALNTVYRQSRVAGGSMEPEELMD from the exons ATGGTGGCAGCAGTGCACCTGTTCTTCCAGGATGCAACTATTCTTCGAG TGCAATCGCGAGGAGCGTTCCACGACGCGTCTATGGCAGAGTACACCAGCCAGGCGTGCACAAAGAGCATCCCCGGGCACTACGTTATCTACAGCGAGCTGCTGACCACGGGCGGAGCCGGCGCCAGCGCGATGGTGGACAAAGAGACCCTCGACGCTCGCTGCTTGGAGATGGAGGTGGCACTGAATACCGTTTACAGGCAGAGCAGGGTGGCGGGTGGGTCCATGGAGCCGGAGGAGCTGATGGACTAG